ctatttccgttactttgacactttaatccaaaccataagggggttatgtatagcttttgaaaccataggggggttatgtgaaaaatgctaaaccacaggggggtaaAGTGAAATTTGCCCTTCTTTGAAATTAGAGAAATATAGACTATTATGCAAATTTACGGTACAAAAAGTCTTGAAACTAGGTGCTTAAGACACGGATGACTTTGATTAAACTGCCTCTTGAAATTGACTTCGACACATTTATGGGAAAAGAAATCACTGCCAAAGTCAGGATGCTAGGAATCCCGGTCAAAGAAAAAGTAGCACCTCAATGAATCTTTAATGACAAGCACCacaattgatgaataatttAACAACCACCGCAATTATTTTTACCAAAATGAAAAAACCACGTGATTGTGTTTAATcgaagtaaaaataaaaaaagggcaaattccactttaccccctgttgtttagtttttttacATATctccctatagtttcaaaaaatatacataaccctctcataatttggattaaagtgtctaagtgataaaaatgatcattcgtaacgtaatcaactaaaatgtcaaaaatacccttatgtaaagttgaaaattattcattaatcaaggggggttatgtgtgtatattttaaaaaccataagggggttatatggtaaagtattaaaccataaagagattatatggtaaaatataaaaatcatacgaGATTAGtttgtcatgtatttataagggtaatttcaacatttttaaAAGTTCCATTACAAAGGACTGTTTtagtcactttgacactttaattcaaactatgagggggttatgtatagtttttaaaactataggggagttatgtgaaaaatactaaatcacaggagataaaatataatttatccaaaaaaaacttttacaattattatttttatattggattaatttttcttataCTTTCAGTGAATTTTTAAGCGTTAAAAAGACCAACAAAAATCTATGGAAAAGCATTCCCCATTCTAGTGCCAATTCCCAATTCTCTCGGTTCCTGGAATTCTTTCCCAAGAAAGTACCATAAGCTGCACAGAATTCACAATGGATGCCACGATAGTACCACAGACCTGTTTAGCTTGAAAAACTCCAGCGCTACTAGCATGCCAAAGTTCATACACTGTCTAAGGACTTCGTAGCTTCATGACTCAATTACACAATTCGCAGATGTTAGCTGCACACTTTTTAATACCCTTTTGGATTTGTTTCTTTTAGACAATAGTTTGGCAGCAGGTGTACTGATTGTTGTATATACTATCTTTTTTTTGTCCCTTTTTTGTTCTGCATTCTTGTAGGTATGTTGTATTTGACATTAACTCGGACACATTCGTGTAAGCTGCGAGAATGAATGAGAAGCCCGTGTAAATTTTCTGAACCATAATTGACCACTTCTTTTTGTCTATGGGCAGGTCCAAAGGGTGCTGATGCACTTTCGAGATTCATTTAGCTTGGATTCTATGCTTATTATTACCTCAATGGAGTACTAATTTTGGGGATGGTGATGACAAAAGGCCGTTCAAACTTCCGACAACACCCCTCGAGTCTAAAAAGAATCCATAGGGAGGATGCATgtctactttttcttttaattgtacTATTGCTTAGCAGAAAAAGAATTAGAGGGTTAGTTGTGGAATTTCACTCTACACTTTTAATACAACAGTTTTTGCCTTTTTATTAGTATCTAAAACTTGCTTTATTTAGCACTGTTGGCAATTTTATTTGTGGTGCTCTCATTTTCTCATCACCTTGCTTAATTAGCCAAGCGAATAGGCCTAAAGATTTAGTACTACTTGTTTAGATTAGAAAAATATTCACATTATATGCGAATTAACTGAAGATAAACTTTCCAAGTTGGGCCCTCGAGATAATAAGCTGTGGATCTCACAAACGAATTTGAGTCTCTTGACCTTTTCTAAACTGAAGTCTAGAAATTCGGCTTTTATAAACCTAATCCCAGAAGAAacctcaaaagccggcaactcttgaggTCCTCCCAGAGACTTATAAACCAAACCCAAACCCCCCCCCAGAACCGATGTGGGATGGCAAACCCCACGAGGGCAAACCCACAACACAAACGAATTTGAGTCTGATGCAcaagaaaatgattttgagATAGACGACACTGACATAACGTTGAATGAAGTGACACAACGTGCAATGTATGTGCTCCAAACAAGCAAAATAAAGGAGCagtgaagaagaaaacaaatagaagaaaaagaatataTTAAATCTTTCCACTTTCCACTTTTGTTGATGGGTGCGATGTGATTGAATCAAATCTTATTATCTTTCCTACCCCAACAACCAAATCTCCACTaaccaaacaaaagaaagcaaaaagaagaagaagaagtcaTATAGCTTTAATGTGATGTGGTAAAATTATAGCGTAATTATGTATTCAATGAAACTCAAATTCGAATTTAAGTAGACCTAACTTGAGCTAATTTTTAGCTGCTCGAATATCAAGAAGAAGTCATAGTTGACTATACTAATTTAAAATTGGAACTGTCAATTAGTCTGCGTCACATCATTTTATTGGTGTCTCCCATTTTCCATGAGGCCagactttcttttcttttttttctttttttctttttcggttTTTTTAGGGTACAACGCTAAATTATTGCATAATTACGCGTAGTTTTTGGAGTTTTAATGTCAGATGAATTTCCTTAACCTCCCTTGTTTCCAAGTTAATTATATGATATTTCTAGTTTTGCCTTGTATCAATCAACAATTCTTCTCCCTCTTTCTGGATCTCTGTCTTGTACAAATTAATAGTGATTTTGAAATTACAAAAATCATATTGTTGTGTATGTGTgtgactatatatatatatatataatagtgAATGGTAATATGGGAGGAATTGATAGTAAAAAGTCTtagatttaaaatttttcacttatttaaaaaaaaagagtcggGTTGCCGCATTTCGTTACCTTGTATACATTTCGCTCTATTATTCGCCACCTAATTAAATTAATAACAAGAGGAATCAGCACAATTgatttcatataatttcaatAATTTCATATATTTATATGTTTGTTGATTTCATAAATCAGGAAACATATCCTTAATCAGTATGATAGGACCtaaacattttctttttccatcctAAAAGCATATATATTTTTGCATAAACCCCTTCGTTTCTCTGATATGCCTTCACTAATCAACCAAAGTTTCAATATCTCGATCCAGAAAAactgaagaaaaaaattatgaatataTAAACTCACAAATTTATCATGTCCATGTTTACTGTTTTGAAGTTTTGGTTGACAGCTCATACCTGTGCGGGGAGGCTTCATTCAACGAAGTTGTTGATGTTGAACTCTCTAAACTTTTGTCTAAGttaattaacaaatattttatttattgtgtttctttctttcttactAAAAATATATGAtacaaataataaaagaaagggTATATGTAGGATTAATTACACTTTTCCCCTTGTGGTTTAATTCTTTTTACATAATCATTTTATGGTATTAAAAGGTATATGACCCTACATGGTCAGCACACGTAATCTTGACATCTCAGGTGGCTTCATTATGAAGAATGTTTATGTCATTTTGGCAATAAAGTCAAGATGGAGAGCTTTAAAATCATAAAAGGGTTATTTAGAAAAACGTTAAACTGCAAAGGACTAAATTTAGAAAAAGCAAACCTAAATGGATCAGCAAAAATATCATGTATTAATAACGCctattattaataattaaaaaaatgtacAATGTTGAATTCAAGGCAAATAAATGAGAATTCAGCTTTCAGGTTCTAATACTAGCATTGAGTGAACAATACTGCATCCTTACCTAAGCAAAACACTTTATACACGTTTCTGACTAGGTAGAAGGTATTGTCATAAGATTTCATCCAACAAGTGATCTTCTGAAGTTGGATATTGTCTCAACTACCATTAATTTTTTATGTCTTGTTTCTATTTTCAGACAAGTGATCTTCCTGTCTCTTGTTATGCCAAATCAAAGAATAAATTATCTTTAGCACTATCATGACACCACTCGAATAATCAACTTATGAAGGTCACCACTATGCTATCCTCCTCCTCTCTTCTTCTCTTCATATTGCTCATTTCTGCAAATCCTTATGCAAGAGCCCTTCAAGAAGGAGGCAATGGAATAGAAGAAGAGCTTGAAGATGTGAAAAGATCATATTTCCCAACTGGATTTCTCTTTGGTGTTGCCACTTCTTCCTATCAAGTATACAAATCATGTGTTTCTTTAACTTTTGTGTATTTGCCTGTGTTTTTGGTGATATATTTTTCCATGCAGTTCTCTTGAAATTTGTCTAGCATGACACTACTCCAATGGTTTTAGATTGAGGGTGCAATTCTTGAAGATGGGAAGAGCCTTAGTAACTGGGATGTTTTTGTCCATAAAAATGGTGATAGTGATAATTTTTTAGTGCTGCTTATAACAAGGTCTTTTTCTATACAATTTTGGATAAAGAAATCTGATTAAGTTTCTACTTTGTTTCAAATTGTATTAGGGAATGTAAACAATGGAGACACTGGAGATATAGCCACTGATCATTACCATCGTTACCTGGTACCAAATTAACTAAGTTACCAACTCCAGTACTCTGATATCCTTTCACTTTACCCTTAACATTTTACTTGAATGATATGAAGATGTACATTAAAGATTTCAAGTAATGAATCCATTTAAAGCATGTGGCTTTTGAATCATTCATGACAGGAAGATATAGAGACAATCCATTCTCTTGGAGTGGATGCTTACCGGTTCTCCATTTCCTGGTCAAGAATACTTCCAAGTGTGTTATTTTCCTTCCATGGATAAACTACTTAAGGAGTTCCTAAACTATTTCAATAATTAAGTTTTGACTTCTCATCTATTTCAAGTCTCAATTTGGTCCATCAACCATAAAAAATGTCAAATTTTGATCCTTTAGTCCATCTCCACTAGTCAAAGTTGACAATTGAAATAGTTTAGAGCCCTTTAAGTAGTTTACCCTCAATGGTATAATCGCTTTTGgtcccttcttttcttggaaTGCCACAAACTCACAATAAATCTTTGAATGGTTTGTTTAGATGGGAAATTGGGTGGTGTTAATGCAGCTGGAATCATGTTTTACAATAGTATAATCGATAATCTTCTACTCAGAGGTATttgttgggtgtcaaaccagcaaaaataaaattcctactcttaagtcacgaattaagtccactatggtactggagcagggacttaggctgtgcaatgggttactagcttcaccctggtgccagagtttgcttgatccgatataccaaagtgtattaattacgtgaaagacaaaattcgaatatagcagcgagcagggtcgaatccacagggacttgggaatttattttgaatgaatgtaacattaaataaaaatgggggaagttgatatggaactgtctaatttaattgctcaaattaaaaatataaagtaaattgacggaaggaaaatctctagtcaaaggtataatctccacttatggttcgaatcactgatcacagatgcagagataaaatctttcatttacaaataaactggttatggttgtcaacaagctctgacaacctgcctaaccttactgattcgataaccacaacaagctctgtagttattgccctagccaattaagcagtcctaaacacgctcttaggatttaacctattgacagcattaatcattagactggccaccaattataaccaacaaacacacacgctcggtttatttaggctatatcatatatttccgcaacaacgactcaaaagtttctactacaattgaatcatatcacttgccacatgcactaaaattacccaacaattacggattgagcactcttagatggctgttaattactcacacaattaaacagtgatcaagtatttaattgcaagaaataatcatatgcataagtgaacaggaaatatataaacacttgcaaattaaagaacgtagggaaatcaattcgatctcacagttttgtcgaaccaaagcttcgatttaacctctgactagatgaagaaattagccactcctcatagttgaattgcagccaaaagtactggattgcaaaggcattgcgtttttactagaaagcaaggaataaaagatgtttttcccgttggggaatattgtcgaacacctggcgtgtgtcagaggccagtccagagaaaggaaactagaactaaactaaaaagctaaactagaggTCCCCTTTCTTCTGTACGTCCTccccttaaaaagccaaaagtcaGATGACTCAAAGCTCTCTctggtggtccccacacatgtggacaaagtctccaaaattccttcttccaagtctctctacgttgctttcttttaagagcccaaatgacttatagctttgtggtccccaccaatccaaggcctaaggattgaaacccttagaagtctccatattctccataaagtccctcctttttggtagttttctgcttcattcctgaaattaagtcccgataccaaatatgagtaaatatcagcaattaacacaatatttgtcagggatagaagggaaaattaataattaaaataccaacaattaacaccctatcaattcctcccacacctaaaccatgcttgtcctcaagcatgagaacaagaaacaaacaccaatatttgatagtggctattgctctatccaacaaattgccaagataccaagaaaaataatattcaagcatcaatggtcaagtccaagaaacatcactccggttagcttctaaaccacaaatgcctctaattccaggttaactaatctaagaaaaaggaatgacacacaacagttatcagcaaatggtccaactattaaccaaaatctcaacattaaatccataattcggcaagctgacttttattacacactaacacaaccttcaactttttttcacattttttctacttttctctccttttttttttctttcaatagtaacaaaagacttagtcgctagccatttgagccttttgacgcgaactccaacattggccagatgaaggagcccggttactcagcttctatcgccacgtgaccacgtactcatagaagttactaccttttgacgcgagaatcaacacttttaggtgcagatccccggttactcagtagtaactaatagcggagtacagtcaagtttattcatagttaaaaatcacaaaaactcaatataacacaaaaaccaaaagaaaacttgcatcagctagcctcattttcaaacatggagaactaaagttaataaccggaccaattcacacgaaaatgccaataatcattccctatgcctaggaaagttaaccaaaaattataagagtaaaacaatcattgatattcaccaaagagatgtttttggattcaaccacattaacttggtacccttttattattaaaacttggcaatagcagaaataaaggcaacaatccaacatcaaacttggcatcacatacgagctaatcactaaaaagaagaaaaagaaaatgaatgaaagacactagcaccataactgctccccccacacctaaatcctacattgtcctcaatgtgacaaataaaaagcaaaagtgaagcaAAAGTGAGAGGGAAAGCAACCACACTTCCCTGAAATCGGGGCATAGTGAAGGGCGAGGTGGAAACGGAGGTGCAAAGCCTGTAAGAAACAGAGACTGCGCCAAATCATGTGCCATGCCGGCGACATTGGCATCGACGTTGACCATGCGAGCCTCCAAAGTCTGAACCTGGAAAACtaagaagagaggaagaaatgagctgaaatcgcgtttctgaagccTTTGTTGGGACACataaaacgcgattgaaaacgcgccttcaactcgcgttttataagtcgcgtttccttcacaaatcttgcaggaatgaaaacgcgattgaaaacgcgccttcaactcgcgttttataagtcgcgttttgtgcacaaatctcgcaggagtgaaaacgcgattgaaaacgcgccttcaactcgcgttttataagtcgcgttttgtgcacaaatctcgcaggagtgaaaacgcgattgaaaacgcgccttcaactcgcgttttctaGTCGCGTTTCACTGTGGCTTTCGGACGATTCTCATTgtgagcttcctgcacgtcatcacgcgggcacgtcaaaactgaagggcacctataaatcggcaaaaacgaaaactgaaacccaaaattagtcgaattcaaggagaacacctctaaactaccacacggaattgaacaaacaattaaaatgaacaattgggttgcctcccaaaagcgcctttctttaaagtctttggctagacaaaaTAATGCTTCAATCAGAGAGTTCAGGCACTGCAAGGGTCACCTCCTCAACATTATTAACTTGAAATCCTTCATAAAAAggtttgagacgatgaccattaacCTTAAAAATCTTGTCAGTGTGAAGACTTTGAATTTCTACTGCACCATGAGGAAACACATTAGTCACAATAAAaggtccaatccaacgagaacgcaatttaccaggaaaaagtttaagtctagagtgaaaaagaagtactttttgaccaatacaaaaaattttccttgaaattgctttatcatgaaatgcttttgtcttctccttataaatgcaagaactctcatatgcatcatttcggatttcctccaactcttgcaattgcaacttcCTGTGTTCTCCAGATTCATCCATTcgcatattataatttttaactgCCCAATATGCCCTATGTTCCAATTCCACAGGTAGATGACaaggtttgccaaaaattaatcgGTAAGGAGACATACCTATGGGGGTCTTAAAAGCTGTACGGTAAGCCCAAAGTGCATCATCTAAGCGCAAACTCCAATCCTTTCTATTGGGATTCACCGTCTTTTCAAGTATCGACTTGATTTCTTTATTGGAGATTTCTGCTTGACCACTAGTCTGCGGATGATAGGACGTAGAAACCCGGTGAGTGACGCCATATTTCTTCAACAATGCTTCCATTACTCGATTGCAGAAGTGTGTCCCTCGGTCACTGATAATTGCTCTTGGCGTGCCATACCtgacaaaaatatgagatttaatAAAATCAACTACAACCTTAGCATTGTCAGTCCTAGTTGCCTTAGCCTCTATCCACTTTGAGACATAATCAACTGCaagtaatatatacatattaccaaaagaggaaggaaatggacccataaaatctataccccatatatcaaaaatttcacaaaccagTATAGGAGTAAGAGGCATTTGATCTCTATGGCTTAAATTACCTGTCTTTTGACAATTTGcacatgatttacaaaataagtatgcatcactaaacaaagttggccaaaataaaCCACACTCTAAAACCTTTCTTGCAGTTCGCTTAGGGCCAAAATGTCCACCACACGCATATGAGTGAcagaaagataaaattgatggaACCTCTTCTGTAGACACACACCTGCGAATAATTTGATCAGAACAATATTTCCACAAGTATGGTTCGTCccacacataatatttaacatcacttttaattttttccttttgagctCTAGACAAATCATTAGGTAGCGTTCTAGTAACCAGATAATTCACTAAATCAGCATACCAGGGAGTTGTCTTTTGAACTACAAAAAGATGCTCATCTGGAAAATTATCCTTCAAGGGAGCAGGTCCTTCACTATTGATCAAACGACTGAGATGATCAGCAACCATATTTTCGGCACCCCTTTTGTctttaatttccaaattaaattcttggagtaggagaatccaccttataagtcgtggtttggcctctttcttgttgagcaaatatttcaaagctgcatggtcagaataaataatgactttagtgccaagtaaataagaacggaatttttctaaagcaaaaacaatagctaaaagctccttttccgtaGTCGAATAATTGCACTGGGCACCATCCAAGGTCCTCGAGGTATAATAAATGACATAAGAAGCTCTGCCCTCCTTCTGGCCAAGTACTGCACCAACAGCAAAATTGCTGGCATCACACATTATCTCGAAAGGAAGACTCCAGTTTGGTGGTCGAACCACTGGTGCTGAAGTCAATGATCCCTTGAGCGTGTCAAATGCACTCTTGCAATTatcatcaaaatgaaataccacatccttttgaagtaatttgcatagaggatgggatatctttgaaaaatctttgatgaaacgcctataaaaacctgcatggccaagaaaagagcgaacttcccgcacacttgcagggtaaggtaaacatttgataatttctaccttagccttatctacctcaattccttttgcagataccacatggcctaaaattatgccttggtctaccataaaa
The genomic region above belongs to Coffea eugenioides isolate CCC68of unplaced genomic scaffold, Ceug_1.0 ScVebR1_1997;HRSCAF=2944, whole genome shotgun sequence and contains:
- the LOC113756118 gene encoding beta-glucosidase 18-like — protein: MKVTTMLSSSSLLLFILLISANPYARALQEGGNGIEEELEDVKRSYFPTGFLFGVATSSYQIEGAILEDGKSLSNWDVFVHKNGNVNNGDTGDIATDHYHRYLEDIETIHSLGVDAYRFSISWSRILPSVLFSFHG